The DNA window tattaataattggacttgtatttttaaatcctaaaaatagagaggttaaatttcttaaaataaaaatagaaagagtAATGGACTtggaacatattttaacctatttaTTCACATGACTAATTTAAAAATGCTTCCAATGCATGTAATGTAAGCCACAGGagcaaactttttttattttaaaaatgtcacaTGATCTAATTTAATTGAAGTCCTTTGAGAATGTTATCAATCagactttaattattaaatcaaaataatagagTACTGAGGAAATTCTAGTgattaaaaagaaaaggactaaatgaAACGTACAAGGATCGGAAGCAAATTAGACCAATTACCCAAATTCCTTTTTATCCGATCTAAGAAAGCCTTCTCCAGATTCGGCTGGCCACTTGGCTTGTAAGACCCGTTGTCAGTTACCGCTCTCCTTAGATCCCTCTCTCTTCGTTATTCTtccttttttcttaaatttagttTGGATTTTCGTCAGCTTCGTCCGTCTCTGGGATcctacatattttattcataatcgATTTGAATATCCACACTCAATTCTCATTCTGAGTTTCTTTCGTTAGGTCATCCTAATTATCCGAGTGAGAAAAATAGATTAGAGGCCGCAGTCAATTCTCTGTTTCGATTCTAAATCTGTAGGGAAGTGTGAGATGGAGGGGTCACCTCCACCATGAATGCAGAGAGACGATGGATATAGAAGAATATACAAAAATTCAAGCCTTCTTTGGTCATGTCTTTTTTATCCTGCCTCGCTTACCACTATACTGGCTggttccttcttcttttttattctcAATATTCAATTCCATGCCATCTGTTTCCTCGAATTTAGGTTTTTCATATaggattgtattttaattaataggAATTTATCATATTAAAAGTTTGGTAAcggaaagaaagagaaaacttaTCTTTCccattttcttcttcaacatttggctataggcaaaacaaaagaaaagtttAGGTTTTCCTTGCAAATCACCATAACCGTGAGCTTGCCAAAGGTTCTaagtaagttttctttcttaatttttattaaattatgctTTAAGGATGTTGAATTTAATTAGCCCATGTATTAGATTTGAGAATTGTTAAGATATTGATTGAATCACCATGGTTGGAAGTTTTAAGGAAATCTTGAATGTTATAGTTTAAAGTCATGCACGAGTAAGGCTAATTATtgaggacctagttgtaaaagataaaaattttgatgtttgaaaatGAACAATAGTTATGAGTGGTCCTCTGTTATAtttataattagatttaaattcGATAGTATATATTGTGAGATATGAGCTTTTTGAATATTAGGAGCTTGAGGGATCAATTTGTAATAAATGCATTCATGTTTAGATTGTCGTAATCTATGTTCGAATTGTGTGATTAACAAGTTATTGGAATTCGAATTTAATTTCCTCACTAAAGAGGGTATCAGACCATCCTCAACAAAGGGAAATTCACAACCGTCGACGAATAATCATTTTTAGTTTGTGCTTATATAATTCACTTTTAATAACTGGTTCATAGTCTAGTGTCATTATAAATAACTACGAAATAAATGCGAGGTAATTGTATCTCTCTCtaaaattatgagaaaatgaATTTGATATCGCGTGGAATTCGAGTTATGCGTGATTGACTTGTGATTTGTATATGGATGTACATATATGTTTgatataaatgtgtatatatatatacattagtttTATTGAAAAGATTGTGAAACACACGGAAAGTGTCCATTAAGACAAAACACACAAGGGCCACCTTTTATGGTTACAGAACAACACAACATACAATAAAACACCTAGGTAGCACACTTATAAAACATCTACAGAAAAAGGCCCACCTACCTCCGAGCAATGAGGTTTTCTGTGCTCTACCCATtgcttttttttctcaaaaagaaaaaatcgcTGAAGAGTTCACCTCTCTACCTTTTTGTAAATCTTTGTTGAACTCGCTCGACGATCCTAATCAACCACCATGGTTTTCCAGTAGTGAATACGATGTATCCCATACTCAATCCTAACACCAATCCACATCCATACCCcatcaaaatagaaaatttccaattcaattcatcatcatcTCTATCAAATTTGACCAAAGTTCCCCTATCATTATCACATCTTTTTGATAATGGCAAGCCGCATAAACCCAAGTTTTCTTTGTAAGAATCATTAGTGAAAGTATCAAATTGTTTGCCTTGAGGAATGGGTCCCTCGAGATTATTTTGAGAAAGGTTTAGCACCTCTAAGAATCCAAGATTTGTTAACTCAGTTGGAATTCTTCCTTGGAACTTGTTTGATGAGAGATCTAATGATTCAAGTTCAGACAAATCACCTAATGATGATGGGATAGGACCTGTTAAGCAATTATGAGAGAGGTTTACGATAATAAGTGAATGAAGCTCACCAAGTGATTTGGGCAATTCTCCGAAGAATTGGTTGTCTGAAAAGTCAATTACCATCCATTTGGTTAACAGTGATTGAAACTCTGTTTTCGACCCTTTTACTGTAAAAGATAAACCATAAGCATAATTGAAAGCAATATAATCTGATACATCTTCCATGTACTCTGGTTCAAGTTTATTTTCATGCCCCTTTCTAACGgaatgtagatttttaaaaaaattggtagGTAAGTAGCCACTGAAGTTATTGCGAGAAAGATCAATGATGCGCAAGCGAGAGAAGGAAACTGTAACATCAGAGTTATCCATTTGGCCAAAGAATTTATTCGATCTCAAGACAAGAACTTGTAGATGATCTAAATTTCCTAACCAGTTCGGGAAAGTGTCATTCAACTTGTTGTTCCCAACATCGAGAAGGTTCAAATCTTTGCAATTACCTAAAGATCGTGGCAGTGACCCTCCTATTTGGTTGTTGTTGATGCGAAAACTTTGTAACGTGCAATATTTAGCAAAACTTTCTGGTATTTTACCATGAAAATTATTATTCCATAGATCAATGTGTGAAAGAGAAGAACTCAAGTTTCCAATGCACTCAGGAAGTGTTCCGTTAAAACTGTTGTTCCATAAACTGAGAACTTTAAGGGAACTTGAATTGCATATTGAAGAAGGGATGTCTCCAACTAATTTATTTCTTGAAGCAAAGTACCAAAGCAATGAAGGTGGTGGAGTTGGAATTCGTCCTGAAAGAAAATTTAGACTATATTAGAATTAGGAGTTTGAAGATTCTTTGAAACGAAAAAGGTAAATAAACTACATTTCTAGTGTAACACATGGATGAATCTAGTCAGTTGACATAGTGTTTATAGGTTTGTTATGAAATTCCTACTTGAAAATTAATATGTAGAGACAAACTAAACAACAATGTGATGAGAGGAGGTAAGTTTGACTCATTCCATCATTCtcccttttaaaaaataaaaataaattaaatcaatatagtaaaattacctttttactcTAAAAATTTATGGTTTAATCCTTTTAGAGAttgtaattttaagttaataaaatggtaaaaataatcTTTGGacccattaaaaatatataattaattccTTGCctataaaaattgtgttttttccTTCTCCCCTACGTTTCGTGAACAACTTCCACCTAAAATGCAGTGGAAGGATTATGGGTGATCTTTCAGTACCATGGTAAGGTCATGGACGCATTCTTTCCCAGAAAAAGGAGCAAAGCGAGAAAGAGATTCGGTTTTGTTAGATATGCAAATTCAATTGATGTTGAGAAGGCCATAAGCACATATTAATTGGGTATAAGGTGTTGGGTGACCAAATTAATGTTCATAGTTCTACTCTGTATACTAGAACCAAACTCTAGAGGAAAGTGACATCTAGGAAACCAAAAGACAATCCATATGCAACACAAAAGGTCACATAATCCCAAAGTTTTAATGAAAATGTAATGTCTACAACCAAAAGGGTTGAGTAGAAAGTCAGTAAAGAAATTAGAAAGAACTCACATGATGATTAACTCTCTCTCGCGCACTTTTGAATATGAAAAAAGTGCAGGATTTCTTTGTGGACCTTTTGTTAGGAAAAATCTTTATAAATCGTTGTTGGTGCATTTGTTATGGGTCgtagttcaaagcccgtgaccatcac is part of the Gossypium hirsutum isolate 1008001.06 chromosome D11, Gossypium_hirsutum_v2.1, whole genome shotgun sequence genome and encodes:
- the LOC107935639 gene encoding receptor-like protein 9DC3; the protein is MDNSDVTVSFSRLRIIDLSRNNFSGYLPTNFFKNLHSVRKGHENKLEPEYMEDVSDYIAFNYAYGLSFTVKGSKTEFQSLLTKWMVIDFSDNQFFGELPKSLGELHSLIIVNLSHNCLTGPIPSSLGDLSELESLDLSSNKFQGRIPTELTNLGFLEVLNLSQNNLEGPIPQGKQFDTFTNDSYKENLGLCGLPLSKRCDNDRGTLVKFDRDDDELNWKFSILMGYGCGLVLGLSMGYIVFTTGKPWWLIRIVERVQQRFTKR